GTTAGTTAAAGAAGGCTTTGAAGATGTAGCACAATTGCACGGTGGAATTGTTACGTACGGTAAAGATCCGGAGGTACAAGGGGAACTATGGGACGGACAATGTTACGTATTTGATGAACGCATATCTGTTCCAGTTAACCATAAAGAGCATGTGGTAGTCGGTGTTGACTATTTTGACGGCCAGCCATGTGAACGGTATGCTAATTGCGCTAATCCCCCATGCAACAGACAAATGATCTGTTCAGAGGAAAATGAACATAAATATTTGCGAGGATGCTCACACGAATGCAGGACTAGCCCGCGTAATATGTACGTTCAGGAACACGGATTAACAGAGGAAGAAGTACAGGAGCGATTAAATAAAATTGAGGAAGAAAAGAACCAAACAGTGTAAACAATTGATTATCGATTCTTATTATTTAAAAAGGTAGATCAGCTTAATTGCTGATCTACCTTTTATTTTTATTATGCTGATTGTTGACTACCACCTAATTTATCCGATTTGTTTCGCATAAACTGAATTGCCGCGATAATGCCAAAAATAATTAGGCCGACAACTGAGAATATTATGTCTGGATATACCAGCAATAATCCTCCAGCGAATAGGAAAAGACGTTCAAACCAGTTAACTTTGCTGACAAAATACCCAATCATTCCGGCACTTATACTTGCCATACCAAGCATAGCTGTAATTACCGCTATGGAAACGTTCATCACATTGGCATCCCCCTGTAATAGAAGAATTGGCTGTGAGACAAACATATATGGAATAATAAATGCCGCGATTGCCAGTTTAACAGCAGTTACCCCGGCTTTCATCGGATTGGCCCCAGCTATTCCTGCCCCGGCGTATGCAGCTAAACAAACAGGTGGTGTTATATCTGCCACAATCCCGAAGTAAAACACAAACATGTGTACAGCAATTACCGGAACATCAAATGCTAGTAAAGCGGGTGCAGCCATCGTCGCTGTTACAACATAGTTTGCTGTAGTAGGTAATCCCATACCCAAAATAATACATGCAACCATTGTAAAGAACATAACTAGGAAGAACTGTCCTTGGGCTAGATCAATAATACCACCAGCTATTTTTGGCCCTAGGCCTGTAGTAGTTACGGTGCCTGCAATAATACCTGCAGTTGCACAGGCCGCGATAACTGGTAACGCAGTTCTTGCCCCTTCTTCCAGGATTTTTATGATACCCTTAAATGATAATCTAGTGTCTTTCCTAAAAAAGCTAATCACAAATGCTGCCCAATAGCGAATAAAGCTGCATATGTCGGTGTGTATCCAACTAATAGAAAACCGATAATAATAATTAGTGGGATAAATAAGTCTAATCGTTTGATCAGATTTTTTGTTTTCGGAAGCTGTTCCTTCTTAAGCCCTAAAATCCCTTGTTTTCGCGCCTCAAAGTGGGTACCCATAAATACACCTGAGAAATAAAGAATTGCAGGGATAATCGCGATAACAATGATATCGTTATAAGGTATACCAGTGTAGGATGCCATTATAAATGCTGCGGCTCCCATAATTGGCGGCATAATTTGTCCACCAGTTGATGCTGATGCTTCTGTTGCAGCAGCAAAGTGGGGTTTAAATCCTGCATTCTTCATCATTGGAATGGTAAAAGAACCAGAACCAACAGTGTTTGCAACGGAACTACCACTTACCATACCCTGCAGTCCGCTTGCAGCAACTGCTGCCTTAGCAGTTCCCCCTGTATATCTTCCTGTCAAACGCAAAGCGATATCATTAAAAAATTGTCCAATATTTGTTTTAACTAACATAACCCCGAAGAATAAGAACAAATAAATGTATGTGGATGAAATTTGAATAGGAATACCAAATATGGAGCTTGAGCTAAAAAACATTTCAGTAGCTAGTGACGGCCAGTCATATCCAGCATGTCCGATAACCGGAATATATTGACCAAGCAAACCGTATAGTAGAGCTAGAATAGCGATGATAACGATTGGAAGTCCAACAACTCGTCTTGTTGCCTCTAGTAGTAAAATGATTCCTGCTGTTGCAACAATTTGGTCTGTATAGGTAAAGCCAAAAATAATTGCGTTATTTATGAGTCGCTCATAATTAAATATAATATAGTAGTTCGTAAATAATGCAGCAAGTGCTAATAATGCATCATACCATGGAACACCTCTACGCTTTGTCATGGATGATTTAATTGGATAAAGTAAATACACCAGACTCAGCCCTGCTCCCAGATGAATGGCACCTTGTATCAGTGAAACTTTCGCTCCATAAAATGCTGTGTATAGCTGAAAAATGGTTAATGCACTACCAATAATCAGAGTTACCCAGCCCCAGGCACCTAAGTTTGTACGAAAAGCACTTTCCTTATCATACTTTGCCATCAATTCATCTTTATCTATTTGTCCAGTATCTTGTATAGCCAATAACGTAACCTCCGTTCCCTCCCTCTATTAAAGAGGGTAAAGAACCGGACACGTTCGTCCGGTTCTTTCATTCCTATTATTCTATAATGCCGACTTCTTTAAAATACTTTTCAGTACCAGGATGCAGTGGTAAATCCCCTACACCTTTAAGTGCGTTGTCTTTTGTAATTAGTTTCGCTTGAGCAATTGTCATATCGCCTGACTTTTCATACAACGTTTTTGTCAGTTGATATGCAAGATCCTCACTCACTTGGTCTTTTGACCCAAGAAGAAGCGCCATAGCCGTTACAGTTTGTACTGGTTCATCTAACCAGTCATATGTTCCAGGCTCAACTGTGTATGCTTCATACTGGCTGTTTTTAGTGACTTCTTTTAATGCGTCACCTTCAATATCCAGTAACTTAACTTCTTTTGTTGCAGCTTGTAATTCATCGGTTGAAGAAGATGGTACACCTACAACCTCAATCGATGCATCGATTGTTCCATTTTGAAGCTTACTCTTAGCATCTCCAAAGCCTTCCTCATATGCTTCATAGTCGCCTTCTTCAATACCATATGCTTTCAAAATTAATTCAGCAGCTGCACGGGTTGCTCCACCTGGAGGTCCAATTGCAACTTTTTTACCTTTTAAATCAGCAATTGATTCAATTCCAGTTGACTTAAGTGTTGCTACTTGAACTGCCTCAGGGTATAGTGAACCAATAACTGCTACGTTATCTATTTCTTTACCTTTAAATTCTCCTTCACCAGCAACAGCATCAAGCATTGTCGTATTCTGTGCAATTCCAAGTTGGAAATCACCTGATTGGATCTTGGCAATATTCTCAACAGATGCACCAGATTCTACTGAACTAACATCAAAGCCGTCAACGTCGATATTATCTTTCCATAGATTAGCCATTTCCCCGCCAAGCGGATAATAGACTCCACCGACACTTCCGGTTCCCATGGTCAGATTTGTTTTTGGATCTCCACCGCTGTCACCGCCGCCATCACTGCTTCCACCTTTGCCGCTTTCGCCACATGCACTAAGTATCATGCCGACAGCAAGAAGAAGCATTAATAATACTAAACTCTTTTTCCTCAAAATAATGTCCCCCCTATTTTTTTATTTATCTAAAACATATTGAAAATATGTTTCAAATACATATGAACACGTTTCCAATAAAAATGATAACGTTTTACTAAGTATTTTAACCTAATTTAGTTAATCCTACAAGTTTTAAAATAATTCCAATTGCTTATTATATGCGGACTCAGACAACTTTTAGTAATGTATCCGAAAAATAAATCACCATTTTTGACATGTATTAACACTGTTGCTATATTTTAATGCAAGGAGGTCGCAGATATGACCATTTATGATTATTCGGCAAAAACCCTTATGGGAGAAGAAAAGTCGTTGCATGAGTATGAAGGAAAAGTGGTATTAATTGTAAATACCGCAAGTGAATGTGGCTTCACTCCACAGTTTGAAGGACTTCAGAAATTATATGATGACTATAAGGATCAGGGTTTAGAAATTCTCGGTTTCCCTTGTAATCAGTTTAATAATCAGGATCCCGGTTCAAACGAGGAAATATCCGATTTTTGCCAGCGGAATTATGGTGTTACCTTTCAAATGTTTAGCAAAATAGATGTTAAAGGCGATCAGGCCCATCCATTATTCCAGTATCTTACAAAGGAAGCTCCTGGAATGCTGACCAAACAAATCAAGTGGAATTTCACCAAGTTTTTAATTAATACGAAGGGTGAGGTAATCAATCGGTTCGCCCCGCAAACTAAGCCAGAAAATATTAAAGACGACATTGAAAAAGCATTAAACGCATAAGTCAAAAAGAAGCTGTCCATTGTGACAGCTTCTTTTTGATTTAACTATTAATAGGCCTTTGCCCAATAAACCAATTCTTTTGCTTCGGTTCCGCAGCATACACATTTATCGGCAATCTTCTCCTGTTCAAAGGGAATACAACGGGAAGTTGCCATTGTCTCTTCCTTAATTTTTTCCTCACAGGCCTGATCACCACACCACATAGCCTTAATAAATCCTTGCTTTTCATCAAGCGTTTGTTTGAATTCTTCTAAGGTAGTTGCAACCGATGTTCTTTCCGTCCGGTGTGCCAATGCTTTTTCAAACAAACTAGTCTGAATTTCTTCCAGGACTTCAACTACACGTGCTTCCAACTCACTTAGTGCTACGAATTCCTTATCGCCGATATCACGTCGGACAATCACTGCCTGTTCTTTTTCTATATCCTTTGGTCCGATTTCAATTCGGATTGGGATACCCTTCATTTCATATTCATTAAACTTCCAGCCAGGTGATTTGTCACTGGCATCAATTCCAACACGGATTACCTTTTTCAGCTGATCGCGAAGGTCATAAGCTTTATCCAGTACACCTTCCTTATGCTGGGCAACAGGAACAATCATTGCCTGAGTTGGTGCAATACGGGGAGGAACGACTAAACCGCGGTTATCTCCATGCACCATAATTAATCCGCCCATGATACGCGTGGAAAGTCCCCAGGATGTTTGATGTACAAACTGACTTTCACCGTTTTCATCCAAATACGTTATATCGAAAGCTTCCGCAAAACCAGAACCGAAATGATGGGATGTTCCGGATTGTAACGCCCTTCCATCATGCATTAGACTTTCGATTGTCAATGTATAATTTGCTCCTGCAAACTTTTCTTTATCGGTTTTGCGACCTCTTAACACAGGGATTGCTAGGTATTTCTCAACCACATCTGCATAAACCCCGAGCATTCTTTCCGTTTCCTTCGATGCATCTTCATCTGTCGCATGTGCAGTATGCCCCTCCTGCCAATGGAATTCTGAAGAACGAAGGAATGGACGAGTTGTTTTTTCCCAGCGTACAACGTTTGCCCATTGATTGTACAGCATTGGCAAGTCGCGATAAGAATGAATATTTTTGGAATAATAATCACAGAAAAGCGCTTCAGAAGTTGGCCGGACAGCGATTCGTTCCGTTAATTCCTCATCTCCACCATGTGTCACCCAGGCCACTTCTGGTGCAAATCCTTCAACATGGTCTTTTTCTTTTTGCAGAAGACTTTCTGGTATGAATAAAGGAAAGGCAACATTGGAATGTCCTGTATCTTTAATCATCTTATCTAACTCATTGCGAATATTTTCCCAGATCGCATATCCATACGGCTTAATAATCATCGTTCCCCGCACTTGTCCATAGTCGACTAAGTCGGCTTGTTTCACAACATCGGTATACCACTTTGCGAAATCATCTTCCATTGCCGTTATTTTCTCAACAAATTGTTTATTTTTCTTACCCATTATATAGTTCCTCCTTTTAAAATTTTAAACGTAAAAAAGCCTCCATCCGTATAAGGGACCGAGGTTTGGTGGTACCACCCTTGTTTACAGGAATCATACATCCTGTACACTTAGCCTGATAACGGTAAAATACCGCGTACATCTTCTGAGCAATAGCTTTTCCGATGACGAACTTAAAGGCAGGTTCTAATTTGTGTTTTAGGAATTCGCACCACCCATTCCCTCTCTTAAAAACAAACCAAATTATACTAATCCTTCTCAACGTTTCTATATTATTGATTTAAATATATATCCAGTCGCAGATAAAGTCAAGTTCGCATCATTTATTCCAGACTGTGTTCGTATTTTGAAAACAATTCCCCGCCCATATCATGAGATCCAACGAATGTGAAACCGGAATCATTATAAAACTGATTCAGCACTGTGTTGTGACCAATACAGTCTAACCGAATGGAACCACCAGTTTCCATACTTTCCAGCATCCAAGCCAACAATCGCTTACCTAACTGTTTGTTATGTTGATCACGCTCAACCACTAATCGATGCAGATAAAAGGACTGGTTCGGATGAATGCCCCATAATTCAGTATCCCAGTCATTTTGTTCAGGAGATAGGTTAAAAGAGGCTACCAAATTACCGGTAGTATCTTCCACAACATAGGTCGTACCTTTACTAACTGCGGATTCAATCTCGTGATTTTCTTTTCCACTATGTAAGTAACTCCACTGATTAATACCATTTTCTTTTAACCATCTGGCAGCGTTTATCAGCATATTAATGACGGCAGGGGCTTCTTCCTTCGTTGCTCTGCGAACCTGATAGCCAGCAAAAGTATTTGTTTTAAAAGTCATTTAATATCCTCCTTCCGAACTCAGTCTTAAGACTGATACAAAAACAATCTAAAGGTTGTTATGCATAACAGTTCCATCCGATAAACTAAGGTTATAAAAAGGAACCAAGACAGGGGTCAATCTAAAATGGAAATCTTAAAAAACAAGAATTTTTTAGTTTTATTATTAGGTAGAATTATAACAAACATCGGGGATAGTATCTATTATGTGGCAGCGATGTGGCTAGTATACTCGCTTGGTGGGAATGCATTTTACTCAGGATTGGCAGGTTTTTTAACATTACTTCCTATGGCACTTCAATTTATATCCGGGCCTTTTGTTGATCGCTGGCCGGTGAAACGAACGCTGATTACCACTCAGGTTTTACAAGCAGCTTTAATATTGATCATTCCTATAACCTATTATTATGATGCAATAACTGTTCAGATTGTGTTAATCGTTATGCCGATTGTTGCCTTTATTGAACAATTCGCCTACCCCTCCCAATCAAAAGCATTACCAATTATATTGTCCAAAAAGGAGTTGATAAAAGGGAATTCCTATTTTTCATTCGCCTATCAGGGAATTGACATGGTATTTAATGCGATCTCAGGCTTGCTGGTTGCATTTGTAGGCGCAATCACCTTATATCTCGCAGATTCCATAACTTTTGCGATTGCAGCTATTTTGTTCAGTTTGTTGAAAATACCGCATCAAAGCGAAAAGGCGGATTCAACAAAAAAGGGGATAAAGCAGGGGTTAAAAACCTATTTTCACGAACTTAATGAAGGGTTTTCCATTGTATTTGGTTCACTCATGGCCACTTTCTTAATTGGCTCCATTGTAGCTAACTTTGCCATTGGCGGTGCGCTTGCTGTCCTTCCAGCATTCGCAGATGAACAGGGCGGAGCAGAGATTTATGGATTTTATCTAGCGTCGATGTCAACCGGCGGGTTAATTGGAGCCCTATTGGCTGGGTGGATGGGGAAGTTCCGCTTGGGCGTCTTTTCTATATTTGCCTT
This Virgibacillus phasianinus DNA region includes the following protein-coding sequences:
- a CDS encoding TAXI family TRAP transporter solute-binding subunit, whose product is MRKKSLVLLMLLLAVGMILSACGESGKGGSSDGGGDSGGDPKTNLTMGTGSVGGVYYPLGGEMANLWKDNIDVDGFDVSSVESGASVENIAKIQSGDFQLGIAQNTTMLDAVAGEGEFKGKEIDNVAVIGSLYPEAVQVATLKSTGIESIADLKGKKVAIGPPGGATRAAAELILKAYGIEEGDYEAYEEGFGDAKSKLQNGTIDASIEVVGVPSSSTDELQAATKEVKLLDIEGDALKEVTKNSQYEAYTVEPGTYDWLDEPVQTVTAMALLLGSKDQVSEDLAYQLTKTLYEKSGDMTIAQAKLITKDNALKGVGDLPLHPGTEKYFKEVGIIE
- a CDS encoding GNAT family N-acetyltransferase, translated to MTFKTNTFAGYQVRRATKEEAPAVINMLINAARWLKENGINQWSYLHSGKENHEIESAVSKGTTYVVEDTTGNLVASFNLSPEQNDWDTELWGIHPNQSFYLHRLVVERDQHNKQLGKRLLAWMLESMETGGSIRLDCIGHNTVLNQFYNDSGFTFVGSHDMGGELFSKYEHSLE
- a CDS encoding MFS transporter; amino-acid sequence: MEILKNKNFLVLLLGRIITNIGDSIYYVAAMWLVYSLGGNAFYSGLAGFLTLLPMALQFISGPFVDRWPVKRTLITTQVLQAALILIIPITYYYDAITVQIVLIVMPIVAFIEQFAYPSQSKALPIILSKKELIKGNSYFSFAYQGIDMVFNAISGLLVAFVGAITLYLADSITFAIAAILFSLLKIPHQSEKADSTKKGIKQGLKTYFHELNEGFSIVFGSLMATFLIGSIVANFAIGGALAVLPAFADEQGGAEIYGFYLASMSTGGLIGALLAGWMGKFRLGVFSIFAFFIGAICWFLSAILPWTYIAVALYGIAWIPIGGTNVIFAAAVQSVVPNRILGRVNSVSASMGTIAMPIGSLAGGYFATVTSPTWVFALTGLGIVFISIVWFLHPRLKGLPKAEDLNPESFGLDFTEENMEHVTT
- the proS gene encoding proline--tRNA ligase, producing the protein MGKKNKQFVEKITAMEDDFAKWYTDVVKQADLVDYGQVRGTMIIKPYGYAIWENIRNELDKMIKDTGHSNVAFPLFIPESLLQKEKDHVEGFAPEVAWVTHGGDEELTERIAVRPTSEALFCDYYSKNIHSYRDLPMLYNQWANVVRWEKTTRPFLRSSEFHWQEGHTAHATDEDASKETERMLGVYADVVEKYLAIPVLRGRKTDKEKFAGANYTLTIESLMHDGRALQSGTSHHFGSGFAEAFDITYLDENGESQFVHQTSWGLSTRIMGGLIMVHGDNRGLVVPPRIAPTQAMIVPVAQHKEGVLDKAYDLRDQLKKVIRVGIDASDKSPGWKFNEYEMKGIPIRIEIGPKDIEKEQAVIVRRDIGDKEFVALSELEARVVEVLEEIQTSLFEKALAHRTERTSVATTLEEFKQTLDEKQGFIKAMWCGDQACEEKIKEETMATSRCIPFEQEKIADKCVCCGTEAKELVYWAKAY
- a CDS encoding glutathione peroxidase yields the protein MTIYDYSAKTLMGEEKSLHEYEGKVVLIVNTASECGFTPQFEGLQKLYDDYKDQGLEILGFPCNQFNNQDPGSNEEISDFCQRNYGVTFQMFSKIDVKGDQAHPLFQYLTKEAPGMLTKQIKWNFTKFLINTKGEVINRFAPQTKPENIKDDIEKALNA